The nucleotide window GCAGATGTTCAACCACGTGCGGGTGCGCGATTTGCAGGTTTGTTCAAGGTCGCGGGCCAGGGCTTCCTGGTCGACCTTCATTTCCTTCATCTGGGCATAATATTGCGCCCCGCCCTTGTCCTTCAGCAGATCAAGGATACCTTCCTTGGTGGTGACGGGGGTTGGGGTGCACAGCAATTCGGACATGGTTCGCTCCTTTCAGGCGAAAAGATAATTCGTTTGCCCCGATTACCAGGGGAAAGCGCCGCCGCGCGTTGCGCCGCCTCTTTTAATGGCAAAGTCCATGCCGATCTGCGCACGGGACATAAAGAAGAGGACAATGTGCGAAAGCTTGGTGAAGGGGGCCAGCAGAAGAAACAGTTCGCCGCTGAGCACATGGGCTATCATCCACGTCTGGTAGGCGCCACCGTCAAGGCGCGCCATAAGACCCGTGGCAAAGGGCAGGAAGGTCAAAAGCAGAATAAGCCAATCCTGGCCACTGTTGAGCTGCCTGAGCGCCGGTGAGGAAAGACGCCGCAGTGCGAGCAGAGCAATGCCGGAAAGAGCCATGATGGAAAGCACATCGGCAACGCCGCCGGGAAGCGACGGCAGGCTTATACCCACATAGGTTTCAAGCAAAACCGTGTGCCCAAGAAGAAACAGCGGTATAAGCACAGCGCCGAAATGCAAAAGAAAGAAAAGAATGGTGGCAACCGGCTGGGCGCGCCAGCCGCTGGTGCCGCCAGGGATAAGCCATTTGAAAATGGAAGCAAGCGCGCCGGGGATGGAGCGCTCGGCATGGTAGCGATAGGCCACGCGCTCAAGGCGTGCATCCAGACCCCGCACGTACAATATTGCGCGTACAAGCAGGCCGACGACAAATACGGCAATTGAAATAATGAAAAGTGGTCCGGTAATGAAATCCAGCATCTGATCTGCCTCCTAACGTATTCTTCGGTGTACCTTGAGCCTACTGGCTATTTCTTCTTGCCGGCAAACTCAGATGCGGTGCGTTCGCTGTGGCAGACTCGGCAGTCCACAAGACGCGGGCCCTTGCCAGCTTTGACGTGGCAATCGGTACAGGCTGTGTGCATGTAAACAACCTGCTTTTTCGCCGGAACCGATGTTACGTCCTTGAGGGTTTCAGACATGCCTGCATCTGTCATGTTGTGGCAGGTTGAACAGTCGCCGTTCTTGGCCTCCACTGCGTCCACATGCTTGTCATGGGGAAAAAAGACCTTGGGCATCTCTGGCTTGCTCACGGCGGGCGTGGTAACGGGCACAAGCTCGTTGCCACGCGCCGCGCCGGGCAATGCCGCCAGGCCGCAGATCAATAATAACAGGCAGGGGAGAGTGGTTCTGAATCTGATAAGTTTTTCCCGCATGATGGATCCTTGCTTCCTGACAAAATCCAGATGGTGTTTCCCCGGCCTGAATTGTGCCGGGCACAATTGGGGAAATCCCGCGCACATGCGCCGGGATTTCCCGTTTTCGACATTCGCCTAGTCCTGGGGCTGGCTAAGGGCCTCGGCCGCACTGCGCATGAAGACGGCGCACTTGTAGGGTTCGCCCTTCATGCAGCGCATGGCAAAAGCCGCCGCCATGTACATGAAGAGGCGCGATTCGTAGTCAAGCCTGGTGGTGTGCAGCCAGTGATCGTGAGGGTTTCCCCCCTCGGCCAGCTTGCGCGCACGTGCCATATCTTCGGCATACGCATCGCCTGTGAGCTTGGTGAACAGTTCGCAAATTTCATCGGCCAGATAATCGCGTTCTGACAAAGCTGACATAACAACCCCCTGCGTCTTCCGCAGTCGCGCCCCAGTCTATATGAGGCGGTTAAAAAGAGCAATTAATTAATAAAAAACTTGATGTAATTAATCCGTACAAAACTATTCTCATATTAAACATACTGTGTCAACGAGGTATGGATTTTTTTATGCAAAAAACTTCAAGTTAAGCTCAACTATTGAAAGGATTGACAATCTATTTTGAATGAGAAAAATTGCACAATCGGCGCAAAAGCTAATGTATTGATATTGTAATAAACACTGTCATTGCATAGTAAAACGATACAATTAATGTTTTGAAAAATATTTCAAGGAAGAAGTGCATATGATTTGCGTATAAACGTAGTTAAAAGATTGCTTATTGTTTCTATAAGTAATGGTGTTTGTGTGTACAATCTTCAAAGATCCGCAACGCAAATGCCCGGTTAGCTTCTTGATAACCTGCACCCCGCGCAACTGTAGGGAACTTGCGGCTGTATAAAGGGGCTCGGCTTATTTGTGGCGCTCAATATGGATTGTGTGCTTCCTGTGAAGCTGATTGGACTGTCCTAGGGGCTAGTGTGGGGCGTGAGGCGGCTCTGGCTGATGCGGCTGGTGCCTAAGGCGGCAGGGCAACAAGTGCAAGCAGGGTTTTGGGAATAGTGAAGCTTGCTGCGACAAGAGCGCGTCATGCCGAGGGGTGAGAAACTGCCTCCGTGGAGGGAGCAGGCCGCAAACAGGCCGTGGACAGGCCAAGGCCTGGAAGTGGATGCGCCGCTGGCTCTATCGCGCCAACGTAAAGCCCCCTTCGGAAGCGAACTTCCGAAGGGGGCTGTCAGTCTCCAGGCCGTGGCCCGGTTTATTCTGTCTGCCTAGTTGTTCAGGTCAACCAGAACAGGGTTTTCTTCAAGGTCTTCAAGGAACTTGTCGGGACGTTCCTTCTGGTCGGGAACCACGATATCGCCGTTGACGTATTCGCGGTAGCCGGTACCGGCAGGAATGAGGCGACCCACGATGACGTTTTCCTTGAGGCCGCGCAGGTAGTCCATCTTGCCCTTGAGGGAAGCCTCGGTGAGCACCTTGGTGGTTTCCTGGAAGGAAGCCGCCGAGATGAACGAGGATGTGGTCAACGAAGCCTGGGTGATACCCAGCACCAGCGGTTCCGCTGTGGCGGGTTTGCGGCCTTCGGCAATGACCTTCTGGTTTTCGGCCTTGAATTCGGCCTTGTCCACCTGCTCGCCCACGAGGAAGCTGGTGCCGCCGCAATCGAGAACCGTAACCTTCTTGAGCATCTGACGCACAATAACTTCGATATGCTTGTCATCAATACCCACGCCCTGGAAGCGGTACACTTCCTGGATTTCGTCCACAAGGTAGCGGGCAAGGTACTTTTCGCCACGGGTGCGCAGGATATCGTGCAGTTCGGGGTAGCCTTCGGTCAGCGGATCGCCCGCTTCCACAAAGTCGCCGTCAGCAGCGGTAATGTGCTTGCCCTTTGGCACCAGGTATTCCTTGGCCTCGCCGATTTCAGGCGTAACAACCAGCTTGCGCTTGCCCTTGGATTCGCCAGCGTAGGTGACAGTACCCGCGATTTCGGAAACTACGGCCATGTCCTTGGGTTTGCGAACTTCAAAGAGCTCGGCCACGCGCGGAAGACCACCCACGATATCCTTGGTCTTGGATGTTTCGCGGGGCTTACGGGCGATGATGTCGCCAGCCTGGATGTCTGCGCCGTCCTTGATCATGATGATGGAGCCGACGGGCAGGGTGTAGACCGCCGCCGTGCCGCCGTGGCTGCGCTTTTTGACGCTGCCGTGTTCATCGCAGATGGAGATGGACGGGCGGAAGTTGGTGGTGCGGTATTCCATAATGGTCAGGGATGCCTGACGGGTAATATCGTCCACCTTTTCCTGCACGGTCTTGCCGTCGATGATGTCCGTAAAACGGATAACGCCTTCTTCTTCGCAGACAAAGGGTTCGTTGAACGGATCCCATTCGGCCAGCACAACGCCCTTGGTCACTTCCTGCCCGTCATGGACAAGCAGGCGTGCACCGTTGGGCAGAATGTATTTTTCGCGTTCGCGGCCCTGAGCGTCCACAATGGTGAGCTGGCCGCTCTTGCCGAGCACCAGTTCCACTCCGTCGCGGTTGGTGACGGCGCGCACGCGGTTCAGGATAACGCGACCCGCGTTCTGGGCTTCAAACTTGTTCTTTTCAATGGTGCTCGAAGCCGTACCACCGATGTGGAAGGTACGCATGGTAAGCTGCGTACCAGGTTCACCGATGGACTGGGCCGCGATGATACCCACGGTTTCGCCCGTGTTGACCAGGTGCCCGCGGGCAAGGTCGCGCCCGTAGCAGAGGGCGCAGATGCCGCGTTCGGCCTGGCAGGTAAGGGGCGAGCGCACGGTGATGGAGGAAATGCCCTTGTCGCTGATAAGCTGGGCTTCCTTTTCCTCAATAAGCGTGTTTTCGGGCATCAGCACGGTGTTTGGATCATCGGGATCAAACACGGGGTAGAGCAGCACACGGCCAATGACGCGCTCGGCCAGCGGGGTCTTGATGTCGCCGCCGTCCTTGAGGTGGGTCAGTTCTATGCCGTCCACTGTGCCGCAGTCGTGTTCGCAGACAATAACGTCCTGCACAACGTCAACCAGACGGCGGGTAAGATAACCGGAGTTGGCCGTCTTGAGGGCGGTATCGGCAAGACCCTTACGAGCACCGTGGGTGGAGGTGAAGTACTGCAACACCGACAGCCCTTCGCGGAACGAAGAGGTGATAGGCGTTTCAATGATTTCACCAGAAGGCTTGGCCATAAGACCGCGCATGCCCGCGAGCTGACGCATCTGGTCCTGGTTACCACGAGCGCCCGAATTGGACATCATGAAGATCGGGTTGAAGCTCTGGTTCTTTTCCTGCTTGCCGGTTTTGGGATCAGTGAGGATGTCGTAGGAGATATCCTTGATCATCTCTGCCGAAACGTCCTGTGTGGCCTTGGTCCACACGTCAACCACCTTGTTGTACTTTTCAGTACGGGTGATGATGCCGTCGCGGTACTGATGCTCAATGTCGTCCACTTCCGCCTGCGAGGCAGCCAGAATGTGCTTCTTGCTTTCAGGAATGGTGAGGTCTTTCACGCCGATGGTCACGCCCGCCCTGGTGGCGAATTCGTAACCCATGTCCTTGAGGCGGTCGCACAGAATGACCGTGGCCTTGATGCCGCAGTGGCGGTAGGCCGCGCCCACAAGACGCGCAATGTTCTTCTTGGTGAGCACGCAGTTAACGTTTTCGAAGCCCAGCTTTTCTGGCAGGATGTCGCTCACGAGCACACGGCCGGGGGTCGTGTCGTACATGTGACCATCGGGCATGCGCACCTTGACGCGGGCATGCAGCGAAACCTGTCCGCCATCATAAGCGGCTTCCACTTCCCAGGGGGCGCAGAAGGTCATGCCTTCGCCCAGCTCAAAGCTGCGCTCGGCGGTCATGTAGTACAGACCAAGCACGATATCCTGAGAAGGCACGATGACAGGGCCGCCGTTGGCGGGCGAGAGAATGTTGTTGGTGCTCATCATAAGCACGCGGCATTCGATCTGCGCTTCCACCGAAAGGGGAATGTGCACGGCCATCTGGTCACCGTCAAAGTCGGCGTTGTAGGCCGAGCAGACGAGCGGGTGCAGACGGATGGCC belongs to Desulfovibrio desulfuricans DSM 642 and includes:
- the rpoC gene encoding DNA-directed RNA polymerase subunit beta' encodes the protein MSLDDLFTARGASTNVTNIRNLKAIQISIASPEAIREWSYGEVKKPETINYRTFKPERDGLFCAKIFGPVKDYECNCGKYKRMKHRGIVCEKCGVEVIASKVRRERMGHIELAAPVAHIWFLKTLPSKIGTLLDMTMADLEKVLYFDSYIVLDPGQTNLQKRQVISEDQYLQILDHYGTDEVLTVGMGAEAVRSLLEELELEKLRAELREEGESTKSQTKKKKITKRLKIVEAFLESDNKPEWMIMEVIPVIPPELRPLVPLDGGRFATSDLNDLYRRVINRNNRLKRLMELGAPEIIIRNEKRMLQEAVDALFDNGRRGRAIAGTNGRPLKSLSDMIKGKQGRFRQNLLGKRVDYSGRSVITVGPYLKLHQCGLPKKMALELFKPFIYAELEKRGHASTIKSAKKMVEREELVVWDILSEVVREYPILLNRAPTLHRLGIQAFEPLLVEGKAIRLHPLVCSAYNADFDGDQMAVHIPLSVEAQIECRVLMMSTNNILSPANGGPVIVPSQDIVLGLYYMTAERSFELGEGMTFCAPWEVEAAYDGGQVSLHARVKVRMPDGHMYDTTPGRVLVSDILPEKLGFENVNCVLTKKNIARLVGAAYRHCGIKATVILCDRLKDMGYEFATRAGVTIGVKDLTIPESKKHILAASQAEVDDIEHQYRDGIITRTEKYNKVVDVWTKATQDVSAEMIKDISYDILTDPKTGKQEKNQSFNPIFMMSNSGARGNQDQMRQLAGMRGLMAKPSGEIIETPITSSFREGLSVLQYFTSTHGARKGLADTALKTANSGYLTRRLVDVVQDVIVCEHDCGTVDGIELTHLKDGGDIKTPLAERVIGRVLLYPVFDPDDPNTVLMPENTLIEEKEAQLISDKGISSITVRSPLTCQAERGICALCYGRDLARGHLVNTGETVGIIAAQSIGEPGTQLTMRTFHIGGTASSTIEKNKFEAQNAGRVILNRVRAVTNRDGVELVLGKSGQLTIVDAQGREREKYILPNGARLLVHDGQEVTKGVVLAEWDPFNEPFVCEEEGVIRFTDIIDGKTVQEKVDDITRQASLTIMEYRTTNFRPSISICDEHGSVKKRSHGGTAAVYTLPVGSIIMIKDGADIQAGDIIARKPRETSKTKDIVGGLPRVAELFEVRKPKDMAVVSEIAGTVTYAGESKGKRKLVVTPEIGEAKEYLVPKGKHITAADGDFVEAGDPLTEGYPELHDILRTRGEKYLARYLVDEIQEVYRFQGVGIDDKHIEVIVRQMLKKVTVLDCGGTSFLVGEQVDKAEFKAENQKVIAEGRKPATAEPLVLGITQASLTTSSFISAASFQETTKVLTEASLKGKMDYLRGLKENVIVGRLIPAGTGYREYVNGDIVVPDQKERPDKFLEDLEENPVLVDLNN
- a CDS encoding cytochrome c3 family protein, whose amino-acid sequence is MREKLIRFRTTLPCLLLLICGLAALPGAARGNELVPVTTPAVSKPEMPKVFFPHDKHVDAVEAKNGDCSTCHNMTDAGMSETLKDVTSVPAKKQVVYMHTACTDCHVKAGKGPRLVDCRVCHSERTASEFAGKKK
- the hmcE gene encoding sulfate respiration complex protein HmcE — protein: MLDFITGPLFIISIAVFVVGLLVRAILYVRGLDARLERVAYRYHAERSIPGALASIFKWLIPGGTSGWRAQPVATILFFLLHFGAVLIPLFLLGHTVLLETYVGISLPSLPGGVADVLSIMALSGIALLALRRLSSPALRQLNSGQDWLILLLTFLPFATGLMARLDGGAYQTWMIAHVLSGELFLLLAPFTKLSHIVLFFMSRAQIGMDFAIKRGGATRGGAFPW